The sequence below is a genomic window from Lolium perenne isolate Kyuss_39 chromosome 4, Kyuss_2.0, whole genome shotgun sequence.
ATCTCCAACAGCCCAAATTGAATCCACTGAGGTTCTAGAATACTCATCAACCTAGCAAGCACAAATTTATAACAAAAAGCTTAAAATGGCATACTGACAATAAAAGCCAAAGGAACGTCTGTGTATTATTTTACCTACCACTATAGCCCCTTTGTTGTCCATTTTGACCCCAACCTCTTCCAGTCCAAGGTTCTACAAGAACAACAACTATGTTAGGAATCTACGATGGATGAATAGAAAAGTAAAGATACACAAAGAACTAAGCAACAAAAACAGAAAGGCCAGATAGTTCTAACCTTCGTATTCGGTTTACGACCTGTTGCGAACATTATGTGTGAGAACCCACCCACAGTTTCTTTGTTTGTCTTCAGAGATAACAAACCATCATTTGATTTGGTTATAGCTTGGGGACTTTCTTCAGTATGAAATGTGATGCCCCTTAAAGACATCTGTTCAGCAATGAAATCTCTGACCTGGAAATACACAACTGACAAAATAAGTAAGAAGCGCAAAGCCACCTCATCTATTGTTAACTTCTTAATATTTGCTCACCTCCTCATCAAAACCTCTTAATACTTTTGGTTGCCGAATAAACACATGAACCTCACTTTTTAAGCCATTGAAAATGCCAGCAAACTCCAAAGCAATATATCCGCCTCCCACTATTGCAATTTTCTCAGGTTTTGAAGGCAGGTCTAGTGCAGCATCAGAATCTATAACATGCTCGATTCCTGGGATATTTGGCATTGATGGCCGACCACCAACGGCTATAAGTATGTTCTTAGCAGTGTACAGCTTGCCATCCACGCTAACAGTATGTGGATCAACCACCTGTGCCAAGTGAACAAATATATTAGTAACTTCACCTTCCAACAGCATTCATTTCAGATACCCATCTATCCAAATTTTAACCTGATTTACAAATATCACCCAACCTTTCCACGGCCTTCAATTAGATCGACCCCTGCATTGCTTAATATATTTTTGTAGATACCAACGAGACGTTGGAGCTCTGTATTTTTGTTGGCTATCAGAGTGCTCCAATCATGCTTTGGATCAGTCTCGTAAGTCCACCCAAAGCCATGAGACTCTTCAAATTCATGAGAGAATTTGGAAGCATACACCAACAGTTTCTTTGGAACACACCCACGAAGCACACATCTGTTATAAAGACAAATATAAGTTCTCAAGGATGCAATTTGACATAAAAGCAAGTTAGGAACACAATATGCATAGAGAACAAACAAGGATATGCACATTTTGAAGGCCAAAACTAAGATCAACTCCCAAGTGCTAAACAGTCCTTGATCGTAAATATTGGCGTGGAGTGTGGAACATAGAAACATCACAACTGACAAACGAATATATTACAAGAACATAATTTATAGCCTGGCAGCACAGTTGACACAGCACAGTTGACACATTGAACGAAAATTTTAAAAAAACAACCATAAATGCAGAAACTGTATATCTCTGGCTATTGGGTACATTTCAGAGCTACGATTCTTTATTTCTACGGAGCCCTTTTTATGCAACTATATATCATGGTAGCCAATTTCCCGGTTATTCAATAATGAAGTTGAGGGTTATTAAGCACAAGGGCTCAGTTGTAATAACTGAGCGTACAGTAAGGTAGTATGCTGCAACGCGCAGAGCCTAACTAAACCTTCCTGCCGATAAACAggccgcgggaggaggaggagcgtccACTTACGTTCCCCCGACGCCGCCGAGGTCGTCGGCGGAGATGGTGGCGAAGGGCATCTCGCAGACGGCGGCGCGGGCGCCGAAGAGGGTGGAGGCGAAGCGCGAGGCCCTGACGCCGCCGCTCCCGGCGCCGATGGTGAAGAGGTCGTAGTCGTACTCCGAGGTGGAGGAGGATCCGTTGGGCGCGGCGGAGGCCGAGATGGGGCGGCGGAGGCGGGGACGGGTCGGGACGGCGGCGAGGGAGCGgaggtggtggaggcggcggcgggggatGAGGAGCGGGTGGCGCGGGTAGAGGTTGCGGGTGAGGGTCTGGAAGGTGGTGGAGCAGGAGAAGGGGAGCGCCGCCGTTGTCGCCATGGCTCTCCCGACGAGCTCTCGCCGCGCTGCCGCCGCTTGGCTTCCGAGAGAatggggagaggagaggagagacgATGGATGATATGTGGACTGCGGAGGACAAGACTGTTTTGATTCGTCTTGCTCTATTTCGAAGGCGTATTTGCCACTAACAATACATCCTGTTATTAAAGGCGTACTCCTTAGTTTACGTAAATGAATCTGCTTGATCTGAAGGCGTATTCTGGGGACGGCCAGCTGACCCTCGTTCATTCAGAAAGAAACAACAAACTGTAACAGCTCCACCTGCTGTCTGCAGATGCACTTTCAACAAGTTCTTAAGTTCACAgcaaatggtaaatggtaattagCAATCCCATTACTGCAGCAAACAACAGTAGACCAGTAGTACATAACTTCATTTGACAGCAACACAACTCAACAGCAGAAAACGTCCATTAGTTGCAGGCGCACCATCAGCAAGATTTCAGTACACAAACAATTTAACAAAAACTATGATCATTCAGTCGCATACAGAGATGGGCGGCAAGGCAGCATCATATAGTTGGTCATTCATTCATTATTAATTCAAAAGAAGTCTGAAAACCATGAGCATTCAGGGCGTCATCGAAAAAGGCATCACATAGTTGGTCATTCATCCACTCGTTCATCAGAATTCAGATGATCTTAGAATCTGAAGGTACGAAAGTACTATGGTGAATGGTGATCCACCAATTCCCAGCTTATAAATTGGTTCACAAGCAACGAAAATAGAACATAACATGCAACAGTAGTGCACCTTGGCAATAGGGCACAACAAATGACATCCTAGTAAACAAGATCAAGGGAAAACTAAGGAAGAAATATTAGTGATGGCTATATAGTTACTTCAGTAGGTAGGTATCACCATAGCTCATCCAGGACAGGGTAGCACCCGGACAAGGTCATCGGTGTTGTTGGAGAACAGTTGCAGGAGTTGTTGATGGGCACGTGCAGACGATGCTTCCTCTTAGAGGAGTCGCTGCGCTGGGGCTTGGCCTGAGAGGCCTCAGGTTATGTTCGACAAACCCGAGAGAACAGCAGCATGTGCAAAGGTTGGGCTTGTGGTGGCAAGACATTCCTCCATGAGCTTGAGTTGCCCTTCCCTGACATCAGCAGCAGCATTGGTTCCATTCTCCACTGCCCAaccctgcaaaaaaaaaaaagcatataTGCCTTAACGCAATGGTGTTGGTGAAGGACTGTAGCAAGCAATTCTTAGTACAAAAACGTAATCAGCGAAAACATTTGAATAGAAAGCTCCAGGAATAGCGTAGGTAGATACAGATAATTCAGTCAAGGATATAAGAAAGTATGCTGAACTTAGAGGCCACTTATGCTGACAgtcaaagcaatcatgtttctatTCGTGCTATTGAAAGGCATCGTGTTAGCTTAGCGTATGGTACAAAGGGCAGCATGCATAGGAGTTTCATAGCAAGCTCAAGTAACCTCTTCTGCGAATTCCGAAAAGAAATattctgctgctgctgctgcaaaatTCTACAGCCAGTGTAACAACTAACAATATCAAACTTAGCCAAGGTCCAGGATAAAAGAATGGCCTGAAGACTTAACTGGTTAAGTCCACCTTGATCATTTCATCACTAGGCTGGAAGGATCCAATGCCACTACACGTTATATTAACAAGTTCAACACCCCACTCATAAGGTAAGAGCTATCATCATACACAATTGCCATGACCAGTCCATCATGGATACTGGCCTAATTTTTACCACATCCCTTGCTCTAGTTTGAAACTGTCGAGTGGATGGATGCACACAACATGGACTCACTTTGGTGCAAGATTAGTTACCTAAATATAAAATAGCGAAAAGGTCAAACATATTTTGGCGCATGTGCCATCCGTATTTATGACTACGGAAGTAAAGGAAACTAGTAGAGCAATTGTTTTGTCTCTTCAAGTCAAGATGCCAATTCCCATGTTTCGTTGTAAGCATTCACAATGTTCACCATTGCAAAAAGGGAAACTGTTTGTACTTTCACAGTTGCATATTCAATCGCATCCTAAGTTGGTGCTAATTTAAACTGCAAACTGCAGCAAACTATCAGAGGCAACTGTACCGAACGCCATATAATTCTACATAATCTCACATAGGACATAAGGACAATATGCAAGATATGTACTTATTGGTAGCTTGCCCAACCACAAGAAGCAATGATGTAAATCACTTCCCTGATACAGCTAACTACACATGTGAGGGTGAACCTAAGCTGAGATGACGTTGCAATGTGCTCTAGATCCTTTAGATTCATAAAAAAAATACAGGAATGTTCAGAGTAAGGCTAATTAAACCAGCAGTAGAATTCTGCCTCATTAGTTCAGTAGTACAACATAAGCACTGAGGCACACATCCTAGAGAATTTCTATAAAGCTGTGAAAGGTCAGCACAGAAAGATGCAAGCCCTGCTAATATGACACATATTTACTCACAAAAACTGCGAGCATTTTACATGCTTAGTTTTGCCTGATTAACAGGGCAACTTCCAATTTTGTTCTGCAACAAAAACACATCCACACCACCCCCCTAGAAGCACACTACAGATTGAACATCCCCAAGTTGGACCAAGGAAATCAATCACTCACCATACCAATCAGCAACTAGCATTCGATTTTGTAACCCAAAGACAGTAGAGCTCACGGTTAACTACCAAGTACTAGCTGCAGCAGCAAGTCCGTCAGGAGTCAAGATAGAGATGCGGATATCCCCCAAATCCATCTACA
It includes:
- the LOC127296843 gene encoding glutathione reductase, chloroplastic, translated to MATTAALPFSCSTTFQTLTRNLYPRHPLLIPRRRLHHLRSLAAVPTRPRLRRPISASAAPNGSSSTSEYDYDLFTIGAGSGGVRASRFASTLFGARAAVCEMPFATISADDLGGVGGTCVLRGCVPKKLLVYASKFSHEFEESHGFGWTYETDPKHDWSTLIANKNTELQRLVGIYKNILSNAGVDLIEGRGKVVDPHTVSVDGKLYTAKNILIAVGGRPSMPNIPGIEHVIDSDAALDLPSKPEKIAIVGGGYIALEFAGIFNGLKSEVHVFIRQPKVLRGFDEEVRDFIAEQMSLRGITFHTEESPQAITKSNDGLLSLKTNKETVGGFSHIMFATGRKPNTKNLGLEEVGVKMDNKGAIVVDEYSRTSVDSIWAVGDVTDRINLTPVALMEGGAFAKTAFGDEPTKPDHSAVPAAVFSQPPIGQVGLTEEQAIEEYGDVDVYISNFRPLRATLSGLPDRVLMKLIVCSTTNKVVGVHMCGDDAPEIIQGIAIAVKAGLTKQDFDATVGVHPTSAEEFVTMRSPTRKVRREAAAEVESKDEVVTKQ